The following are from one region of the Paenibacillus protaetiae genome:
- a CDS encoding EAL domain-containing protein, whose protein sequence is MEHLRSIINREQQGPAGERLGILYFAWQQAEGSDYPAWTNVFESWQNYAENSIDGCPELAQLRVRVYWLHHDLFLFVALPHHDLEQTERRLFELTLQLRNQWQHAFTNLVPASEWPGGAGGAGFVLHGGAAVIGTLDETGDGEDQVYMALKQAIIQGQKRGSLERSLRRKALDQMLAEQSIRSVYQPIRSLKEGGIFGYEALTRCPDTQWFDGPLDLFTFAEEEGIGYALDRLAREKAIGLGDRLGGGQKLFINLLAQIMEEPDLLPGRTLAILEQHGLTPSNVVFEITERSSINDFSAVKKALDHYRRQGYRIAIDDVGAGYSSLQSIVELRPDYIKVDRSIIRNIHLDELKEHTLFTLQELAKKMGIALIAEGIEREEELRKVQEMGIPFGQGYLLGRPAAME, encoded by the coding sequence GTGGAGCATCTAAGGTCAATCATCAACAGAGAGCAGCAGGGACCGGCCGGAGAACGGCTGGGCATTTTGTATTTTGCCTGGCAGCAGGCGGAAGGCAGCGATTATCCGGCGTGGACCAACGTATTCGAGAGCTGGCAAAACTATGCCGAAAACTCGATTGACGGCTGCCCGGAACTTGCGCAGCTTCGTGTACGCGTATATTGGCTGCATCATGATTTATTTCTGTTTGTGGCGCTTCCGCATCATGATTTGGAGCAGACGGAGCGGCGTCTGTTTGAATTGACACTGCAGCTCCGCAATCAATGGCAGCATGCTTTCACGAATCTTGTGCCTGCGTCTGAGTGGCCGGGCGGTGCTGGCGGCGCGGGATTCGTATTGCATGGCGGCGCGGCGGTTATCGGCACATTGGATGAAACGGGCGACGGAGAAGATCAAGTATATATGGCGCTGAAGCAAGCAATCATTCAAGGACAAAAGCGAGGTTCCCTTGAAAGGAGCCTGCGCAGAAAAGCGCTGGATCAAATGCTGGCGGAGCAATCCATCCGCTCGGTATACCAGCCGATCCGCTCCTTGAAAGAAGGCGGCATATTTGGTTACGAGGCGTTGACCCGTTGCCCGGATACCCAGTGGTTTGACGGTCCGCTTGATTTATTTACATTTGCTGAGGAAGAGGGTATCGGTTATGCACTCGACCGTCTGGCCCGGGAAAAAGCAATTGGGCTGGGAGACCGGTTAGGCGGCGGCCAAAAGCTGTTTATTAATCTGCTTGCGCAAATTATGGAGGAGCCCGATCTGCTGCCGGGAAGAACGCTGGCCATTTTGGAACAGCATGGGCTTACCCCCAGCAACGTTGTATTCGAAATTACGGAGCGGAGTTCGATAAATGATTTTTCAGCCGTCAAAAAAGCGCTCGACCATTACCGCAGACAAGGCTACCGGATTGCCATCGACGATGTCGGCGCGGGCTATTCTTCTTTGCAGTCTATCGTAGAGCTTCGTCCCGACTATATTAAGGTCGACCGCTCGATCATCCGCAATATTCATCTGGATGAGCTGAAGGAGCATACGTTGTTTACGCTGCAGGAGCTGGCGAAAAAGATGGGCATCGCGCTCATTGCCGAAGGCATCGAACGGGAAGAAGAGCTGCGCAAAGTACAGGAGATGGGCATTCCGTTTGGCCAAGGTTATTTGCTGGGCAGGCCGGCAGCTATGGAGTAA
- a CDS encoding GGDEF domain-containing protein, translated as MSNFGLLNQKLIREVQARWRQGRCVGVLFVQLRGNYARGWTILRRWSRQHPQLFWCHHLDDCGYFFLACGTKEPEKQLEQVLSSAKMFYKQAAESDWNGPGESKPDDQSGSPFDSAFSSGVIAIRHPKRDESAETAVFKGIREAEAKVWRNAETAASSEPGLAFRKPPLDPDSPFGIGRLAAAYPIFQANQKVHELAGFFQAHNAEQGAIIVSGMRPVGLLMKEKLHQLLSGLYGLPLYSNREISRVMDASPLIVDAELPVEQAAQLAMARDDAKMYDIVIITQGAGGPLLGAASIRSILECITALRTEAARTANPLTGLPGNWSIQSQLQKKLGSGEPFSIVYADIDYFKWYNDCYGFARGDEVIRYMAELLQSAVTDYGMPGDFIGHVGGDDFIAVLSTAEAESFCESLIREFDNGIPFFYEDAEAQAVTDREGRPAGQSGLSISLALLKCGGRGQITMEQVSRLSADLKKKAKAIQGSAVIAGDIRQGT; from the coding sequence GTGAGCAATTTCGGCTTGCTGAATCAAAAATTAATACGAGAAGTTCAAGCCAGATGGCGGCAGGGCCGCTGTGTCGGCGTGCTGTTTGTTCAGCTGCGCGGCAATTATGCCCGCGGGTGGACGATTTTGCGTCGCTGGTCGAGGCAGCATCCGCAGCTGTTCTGGTGCCATCATTTGGACGATTGCGGTTATTTCTTTCTCGCTTGCGGGACAAAGGAACCGGAGAAGCAGCTCGAGCAAGTGTTATCCAGCGCAAAAATGTTCTATAAGCAGGCAGCGGAAAGCGACTGGAACGGGCCTGGCGAGTCCAAACCGGATGATCAATCCGGTTCTCCATTCGATTCAGCCTTTAGTTCCGGGGTGATTGCCATCCGGCATCCAAAAAGAGATGAATCGGCGGAGACGGCCGTTTTTAAAGGGATTCGCGAAGCAGAAGCCAAAGTATGGCGGAACGCAGAAACGGCGGCAAGCTCCGAACCGGGACTAGCCTTTCGTAAGCCTCCGCTGGATCCGGATTCGCCGTTTGGCATCGGCCGTTTGGCGGCAGCCTATCCGATTTTTCAAGCAAACCAGAAGGTTCATGAGCTGGCCGGTTTTTTTCAAGCGCATAACGCGGAGCAGGGAGCTATCATTGTCAGCGGCATGCGGCCGGTCGGCCTTTTGATGAAAGAAAAGCTGCACCAGCTGCTATCCGGCTTGTACGGGCTGCCGCTTTATTCCAATCGTGAAATTTCACGGGTGATGGACGCAAGCCCGCTTATCGTGGATGCAGAGCTGCCGGTGGAACAGGCTGCCCAGCTGGCGATGGCGAGGGATGACGCCAAAATGTACGACATCGTCATCATTACGCAAGGAGCTGGCGGTCCGCTGCTGGGTGCGGCTTCCATCCGCTCCATTCTGGAATGCATAACGGCGCTCCGAACGGAAGCGGCGCGGACGGCCAATCCGCTTACCGGCCTGCCGGGTAACTGGAGCATCCAGTCACAGCTGCAAAAAAAGCTGGGCAGCGGAGAGCCGTTTTCGATCGTGTATGCGGACATTGATTATTTTAAATGGTACAACGATTGTTATGGCTTTGCCCGGGGAGACGAAGTGATTCGTTACATGGCAGAGCTGCTGCAGTCTGCGGTCACGGATTACGGCATGCCGGGCGATTTTATCGGGCATGTCGGCGGCGACGATTTTATTGCGGTTTTAAGTACCGCAGAAGCCGAGAGCTTCTGTGAATCGTTAATCCGGGAGTTTGACAACGGGATCCCATTTTTTTATGAAGATGCGGAAGCGCAAGCTGTAACGGACAGAGAAGGGCGGCCGGCCGGACAGTCCGGGCTGTCGATTTCGCTTGCGCTGCTGAAATGCGGCGGACGCGGACAAATCACCATGGAACAGGTTTCCCGCTTGTCTGCCGATCTGAAAAAAAAGGCGAAAGCGATCCAAGGCAGCGCTGTTATTGCCGGCGATATTAGGCAAGGGACGTAA
- a CDS encoding S-layer homology domain-containing protein produces MLQAYMQHTFKTFLASAVIVSGLIPAVYSAQTAHAAEADDFSLRILHTNDTHAHLDNIARRMTAIAAAKNDSTLLLDAGDVFSGTLYFNQYNGLADLWFMNKAGYDAMTFGNHEFDKGPAVLAAFMKEAKFPFVSANIDFSKDSSLGGAYHTAIADKPTNGQIYPAIIKEVNGEKVGIFGLTTPDTAVLSSPGDNITFKDYEASAEATVKSLEEKGINKIIALSHLGYTVDEELADSVPGIDVIVGGHSHTKLDAPEVHNADTEPTLIVQTGEYGQYLGQLDVKFDDNGVLTSWDGKLTSIDETDAAGKYVIADNKEAADKLAELAKPLETLKQTVIGKTTVVLDGERGSVRKQETNLGDFTADGMLAKVKSIVHETGVKGYVTIQNGGGIRASLPAGDITLGGLLTVMPFGNNLTALKMTGAEITAALENGVSGVETGEGRFPQVAGMRFAYDSTKPGEKIDSVTGTVTQNGSRIQKVEIKNEDGTYSPIDPQAYYIVATNSYMATGGDFYRSMKQAHDDGRFYELNLVDYEVFKDYLASAGTVSQQIEGRITDLKGASLPGQTAAFSDIQGHWAADAITKAAALGLVTGYTDGTFKPDNTITRAEFAVIASRGLKLGDTSSGFPFKDGEDIPSWSRIAVGQLFLLGIIQGYEDNTFRPSNPVTREEMTVMAARGLQLQIDPAAVPSFTDAGSIHQWAKPYVAAAEKAGLLDGIANGKFNGSGYATRAEVVTLLLAGAGL; encoded by the coding sequence ATGTTACAAGCTTACATGCAGCATACTTTCAAAACCTTCCTGGCATCGGCAGTCATCGTATCCGGACTAATTCCCGCTGTTTATTCCGCGCAAACGGCACATGCCGCAGAAGCGGACGACTTTTCCCTCCGCATTCTTCACACCAACGATACCCACGCTCATCTGGATAATATCGCCCGCCGTATGACCGCCATCGCTGCGGCCAAAAACGACAGTACCCTGCTGCTGGATGCAGGCGACGTATTTTCCGGGACATTGTACTTTAACCAATACAACGGCCTTGCCGACCTTTGGTTTATGAACAAAGCCGGCTACGATGCCATGACGTTCGGCAACCATGAGTTCGACAAAGGCCCTGCTGTGCTTGCCGCTTTTATGAAAGAAGCCAAGTTTCCTTTCGTCAGCGCCAATATTGATTTTTCAAAGGATTCGAGCCTTGGAGGCGCGTACCACACAGCCATTGCCGACAAACCGACAAACGGGCAAATTTATCCTGCAATTATTAAAGAGGTGAATGGAGAGAAGGTTGGCATTTTCGGCCTGACGACGCCGGACACGGCTGTGTTATCCTCGCCTGGCGACAACATTACGTTTAAAGATTATGAAGCAAGCGCGGAAGCGACCGTTAAATCTCTTGAAGAAAAAGGTATCAACAAAATTATTGCGTTATCCCATCTGGGGTACACCGTTGACGAAGAGCTGGCCGATTCCGTACCAGGCATTGATGTTATTGTAGGCGGCCATTCGCATACGAAGCTCGATGCTCCGGAAGTACATAACGCCGACACGGAGCCTACCCTTATTGTGCAGACCGGCGAATACGGGCAATATTTGGGGCAATTGGACGTCAAATTCGACGATAACGGCGTGCTGACAAGCTGGGACGGCAAGCTGACTTCCATCGACGAGACCGATGCGGCAGGCAAATATGTCATTGCCGACAATAAAGAAGCGGCAGACAAGCTGGCTGAGCTGGCCAAACCGCTGGAAACACTGAAACAGACGGTCATCGGGAAGACCACGGTCGTGCTTGACGGGGAACGGGGTTCGGTCCGGAAGCAGGAAACAAATCTCGGTGACTTTACAGCTGACGGCATGCTGGCCAAAGTAAAAAGCATCGTGCATGAAACCGGCGTAAAAGGTTATGTGACCATTCAAAACGGTGGCGGCATCCGCGCTTCGCTGCCAGCCGGCGACATTACGCTTGGAGGCCTGCTGACCGTTATGCCGTTCGGCAACAATTTGACCGCGCTGAAGATGACCGGCGCCGAAATTACAGCAGCCCTTGAGAACGGCGTAAGCGGTGTGGAAACCGGCGAAGGACGGTTCCCGCAAGTTGCAGGCATGCGTTTCGCCTATGACTCCACGAAGCCCGGCGAAAAAATCGATTCCGTCACTGGCACCGTGACGCAAAACGGCAGCCGCATCCAAAAGGTCGAAATCAAAAACGAAGACGGCACTTATTCGCCAATTGATCCACAAGCGTATTACATCGTAGCTACCAACTCGTATATGGCTACAGGCGGCGACTTTTACCGTTCGATGAAGCAGGCCCACGATGACGGGCGTTTCTATGAATTAAATCTGGTTGATTATGAAGTATTCAAAGACTACTTGGCATCGGCCGGCACCGTCAGCCAGCAGATCGAAGGCCGGATTACCGATCTGAAGGGCGCTTCGCTGCCCGGTCAAACGGCGGCATTCTCAGACATCCAAGGACACTGGGCTGCCGATGCAATTACAAAAGCAGCAGCGCTTGGGCTGGTTACCGGCTACACCGACGGCACCTTCAAGCCGGATAACACCATTACACGCGCCGAATTTGCCGTTATTGCAAGCCGCGGCTTGAAGCTTGGCGACACTTCCAGCGGATTCCCGTTCAAGGATGGCGAAGACATTCCAAGCTGGTCGAGAATCGCCGTCGGACAGCTGTTCTTGCTTGGCATCATCCAAGGTTATGAAGACAATACATTCCGTCCGTCCAATCCGGTGACACGGGAAGAGATGACCGTTATGGCCGCCCGCGGTTTGCAGCTTCAGATTGATCCGGCGGCCGTACCGAGCTTTACCGATGCCGGCAGCATTCATCAGTGGGCGAAACCTTACGTAGCCGCCGCTGAAAAAGCCGGTCTTCTTGACGGTATCGCAAACGGCAAGTTCAACGGCTCCGGTTACGCAACACGCGCTGAAGTGGTTACGCTGCTGCTTGCCGGCGCTGGCTTGTAA
- a CDS encoding (2Fe-2S)-binding protein: METPFDFTIVRTYLHVSPEGADDPSFQMEAAQLLESAALEAALRESGNAVQALSHALPASFIGTSLCKLSLIQLWFAVQYDRFIDLSLEHLIYQVEIHGDHAHLGYKIKALHTEPIPAGDPEQFLADKWSAYFAGTVTPAVEAVAKGAGLKAEAIWQQFGGQLTILKNFAKQLVPREPMLHKLEQYSRVLSERLEPELFHVRRNPFRHIPRYVENPLNPEEKWMLQSSCCMYDRRENGSKCYTCPRMTPAEREERSKQLLAAAAVAP; this comes from the coding sequence ATGGAAACACCGTTTGATTTTACGATCGTTAGAACGTATTTACATGTGTCGCCGGAAGGCGCTGATGACCCGAGCTTTCAAATGGAGGCAGCGCAGCTGCTGGAGTCTGCCGCACTGGAGGCGGCATTGCGAGAAAGCGGCAATGCGGTTCAGGCGCTTTCGCATGCGCTCCCGGCTTCATTTATCGGAACGTCGCTTTGCAAGCTCAGCCTGATCCAGCTTTGGTTTGCCGTCCAATACGACCGGTTTATCGATTTGTCGCTGGAGCATTTAATCTACCAAGTGGAGATTCATGGCGATCATGCCCATCTTGGCTATAAAATAAAAGCTTTGCATACCGAACCGATTCCGGCGGGGGATCCGGAGCAGTTTCTTGCGGACAAATGGAGCGCTTATTTCGCCGGGACGGTTACGCCTGCCGTTGAAGCTGTCGCAAAAGGCGCCGGCCTTAAGGCGGAAGCGATCTGGCAGCAATTCGGCGGCCAATTGACGATTTTAAAAAATTTCGCCAAGCAGCTGGTGCCGCGCGAGCCTATGCTTCACAAGCTGGAGCAGTACAGCCGGGTACTGTCGGAGCGGCTTGAACCGGAGCTGTTTCACGTCAGGCGCAACCCGTTCCGGCATATTCCGCGGTATGTGGAGAACCCGCTGAATCCCGAAGAGAAATGGATGCTGCAGTCATCCTGCTGTATGTATGACCGCCGGGAGAACGGGAGCAAATGTTATACGTGCCCGCGTATGACGCCGGCCGAACGGGAAGAGCGAAGCAAGCAGCTGCTTGCCGCTGCTGCTGTTGCGCCATAA
- a CDS encoding cupredoxin domain-containing protein, with product MLFNAGSLMMIGLIELYFNFIGFQKRSVRLKRVGLRSAVLSAIAAGLAFGAVLAQSFDMPFIGLLSLAALFGAVAGASGGLAYGQHSSVNGGLAGLIAGLIGTVLGSLFFSSGTVVLITALLFVMLAFLIQRTADGASTATGTAPAGKPRARMASNTSGRRTAVLQVRKPSYRSSYVLAACAVVLFTSIIVLQDKLQLGEIGLPQMQVAVMDDENNMQVATIDVIGAGFAPKVTEFEANAMIKIVFNVKGSAGNGLKIVSSDLNFSADVKPGENIFLLNNPQPGNYTIEIDGKGKAGTFVVKPAAKL from the coding sequence ATGCTGTTTAACGCCGGGAGCCTGATGATGATTGGGCTGATAGAGCTCTATTTCAACTTCATTGGATTTCAAAAAAGATCCGTTCGGCTGAAACGGGTTGGCCTGCGAAGCGCTGTTCTGTCTGCGATCGCAGCCGGGCTTGCCTTCGGCGCTGTACTGGCGCAGTCCTTCGACATGCCGTTCATCGGGCTGCTGTCGCTCGCTGCTCTTTTCGGAGCGGTTGCCGGCGCCTCGGGCGGCTTGGCGTACGGCCAGCATTCATCTGTGAACGGCGGCTTGGCAGGGCTAATCGCCGGATTAATCGGCACTGTGCTTGGCAGCTTGTTCTTTAGTTCCGGCACGGTTGTTCTCATCACGGCGCTGCTATTCGTAATGCTTGCCTTTCTGATTCAACGAACAGCGGACGGGGCTTCTACTGCAACCGGCACCGCACCGGCTGGCAAGCCGCGCGCCCGCATGGCCAGCAATACATCCGGCCGCCGTACCGCAGTTTTGCAAGTTCGCAAACCTTCATACCGGAGCAGCTATGTTCTGGCCGCTTGTGCAGTCGTGCTATTCACGAGTATCATCGTACTTCAGGACAAGCTGCAGCTGGGTGAAATCGGGCTGCCGCAAATGCAGGTTGCGGTGATGGATGACGAGAACAACATGCAGGTCGCCACAATTGATGTCATCGGGGCAGGTTTTGCGCCGAAGGTAACTGAATTTGAAGCGAATGCCATGATCAAAATCGTATTTAATGTCAAGGGGAGCGCGGGGAATGGACTGAAGATCGTATCCAGTGACTTGAACTTCAGTGCCGATGTGAAGCCGGGTGAAAATATTTTTCTGCTCAACAATCCGCAGCCCGGCAACTATACGATCGAGATCGACGGTAAAGGCAAGGCGGGCACCTTCGTGGTCAAGCCGGCAGCCAAGCTGTAA
- a CDS encoding TIGR03943 family putative permease subunit has product MKKSGIAPLLHNLIRLAILLGLTAYIVYLSATGQILLFIAPQLVKYVDLAAVCMALFMLGQLYLLFRSFKVPAAACACRSEHDHGHDEGHGHSHEPTGSPVKNGLIYGLFILPVLLGLLLPNEAFAGSLAHNKGMNLGVFTGGGMPADLAQVDPAENSDLKELFRSDTYNRDYAKLGMLLYKQDEIVMSDEWFIEKLQAMNTFVDNFQGKTLQIRGFVYRENELAANQLIIGRMAMTHCIADISPYGIIAEADNAASYANDTWLTLTGTIASTTYHGQKVIKLMIQSAEPADSPDIPYIYPDWDFGKKLK; this is encoded by the coding sequence ATGAAGAAGAGCGGGATCGCTCCATTGCTTCACAATCTGATACGATTGGCGATTTTGCTAGGTTTGACAGCTTATATCGTTTATTTGTCGGCCACGGGGCAAATTTTGCTTTTTATCGCACCCCAGCTTGTGAAATACGTTGACCTTGCGGCCGTTTGCATGGCGCTGTTCATGCTCGGCCAGTTGTATCTGCTCTTCCGTTCGTTCAAAGTTCCCGCCGCCGCGTGCGCATGCCGTTCGGAGCACGACCATGGACATGATGAAGGCCATGGTCACAGCCATGAGCCGACTGGCAGCCCTGTCAAGAATGGGTTAATCTACGGCTTGTTTATTTTGCCGGTGCTGCTCGGCCTTTTGCTGCCAAACGAAGCGTTTGCGGGTTCATTGGCTCACAACAAAGGCATGAACCTGGGCGTTTTTACCGGAGGCGGGATGCCGGCTGATTTGGCGCAGGTGGACCCAGCTGAAAATTCCGATTTGAAGGAATTGTTCCGCTCGGATACGTATAACCGGGATTACGCCAAGCTCGGCATGCTGCTTTACAAGCAAGACGAAATTGTGATGTCCGACGAGTGGTTCATCGAGAAACTGCAGGCGATGAACACGTTTGTTGACAATTTTCAAGGCAAAACGCTTCAAATTCGGGGATTTGTGTATCGGGAAAACGAACTGGCGGCTAATCAGCTGATTATCGGCCGGATGGCGATGACGCACTGTATCGCAGATATATCGCCTTATGGAATTATTGCGGAAGCAGATAACGCGGCAAGTTACGCTAACGACACTTGGTTGACCTTAACGGGTACGATTGCAAGCACGACCTATCATGGACAGAAAGTCATCAAGTTGATGATCCAAAGCGCGGAACCGGCGGACTCGCCGGACATTCCGTACATCTATCCGGATTGGGACTTTGGCAAGAAATTGAAATGA
- a CDS encoding permease encodes MQTTTTAAKQRRGSSNLLAAVSIAMIVGLYLLSKVSPGVILHNQKLQIAKMMFISVVIEALPFMLIGVIVSAILEVFVPERMIRRLIPRNPFFGIVAASFIGIIFPICECGMVPAIRRLISKGMPLYTATTFLVVGPILNPIVFWSTLTAFRNKPEIVWSRMGLAFLTAIAVGLIIHRFVKTDQLKPIEGEGKGHGHAHDHAHDHVHSHAHDHAHNHNDADSHSNESAPPRGLAVRGISKLTDAMSHSIGEFFSMGKYLLIGALLVGVLQAFVTRDNLETLGHGPAGSNLIMMGLGFLLSLCSTSDAFVAQSFTATFSSGALIAFMVLGPMLNLKGVLMMSAVFKPRFVLLYGSLVIVMVYAGTWVLGQFIL; translated from the coding sequence ATGCAAACGACCACAACAGCCGCCAAGCAGCGGCGCGGGAGCAGCAACCTTCTTGCTGCTGTTTCTATCGCGATGATTGTCGGGCTGTACCTGCTTTCGAAAGTGTCGCCTGGAGTCATTTTGCATAACCAGAAGCTGCAAATTGCCAAAATGATGTTCATTAGCGTTGTCATCGAAGCGCTGCCTTTCATGCTCATCGGCGTCATTGTTTCAGCGATACTCGAGGTATTCGTTCCGGAACGGATGATTCGGCGTCTTATTCCGCGCAATCCATTTTTCGGTATCGTTGCAGCCAGCTTTATCGGCATCATCTTTCCGATTTGCGAATGTGGCATGGTGCCTGCGATCCGCAGGCTTATTTCAAAGGGAATGCCGCTTTACACGGCAACGACGTTCCTCGTAGTTGGCCCGATATTGAACCCGATCGTTTTCTGGTCCACGCTTACAGCGTTCCGGAACAAGCCGGAGATTGTCTGGTCGCGGATGGGACTGGCGTTTTTGACGGCGATTGCCGTAGGCTTAATCATTCACCGTTTCGTAAAAACGGACCAGTTAAAACCGATTGAAGGCGAAGGGAAAGGCCATGGCCACGCTCATGACCACGCTCATGACCACGTACACAGCCATGCACATGATCATGCACATAACCATAACGACGCTGACAGCCACTCCAATGAATCAGCTCCTCCCCGCGGGTTGGCTGTCCGAGGCATAAGCAAGCTGACAGATGCTATGAGCCATTCCATCGGCGAGTTTTTTTCCATGGGGAAATATTTGCTGATCGGCGCTTTGCTGGTCGGGGTGCTTCAAGCCTTCGTCACTCGCGATAATTTGGAAACGCTCGGCCACGGCCCGGCTGGGTCAAACCTCATCATGATGGGGCTAGGTTTCCTACTGTCGCTTTGTTCCACATCGGATGCGTTTGTTGCACAGTCTTTCACCGCTACGTTCTCGTCCGGCGCGCTTATTGCGTTTATGGTACTTGGTCCGATGCTGAATCTGAAAGGGGTGCTAATGATGTCGGCGGTGTTCAAGCCGCGGTTCGTGTTGCTTTACGGCTCGTTAGTCATCGTAATGGTTTACGCCGGTACTTGGGTGCTCGGGCAATTCATTTTGTAA
- a CDS encoding HupE/UreJ family protein, which produces MRFLGAMRFLAGFLIVVFFTVQAFSWKADAHAYSAGYTTLDLTRSSTEMTYSLDELSVIELVGGDANSNGMLEQEEFDAIKEPLTALLQQNIALKIGGAVTPWTKVISCVLDRQGDATKVILKASYPPVGSGQPIAMTDQLYKQSKTSSNYVDLLTINYGKQKSTAALSGDNRLWAMQMTENEYADLPSDASGLSSENKQPANTGADGQKNTADQPVTASGAGESEGDSTSGWFSFFELGIHHILGGYDHLLFLFSLLIARQSFKQYAAMITAFTVAHSITLTLTVLGIINVSPRLVEPAIALSICYVAIDNLVRREVSYRWVLTFLFGLIHGMGFADLLKAMDLPKTELAGDLISFNLGIEAVQILLVAVLLPVLYLLHKWQYARRAVMTGSAAALALGAVWLAERVFA; this is translated from the coding sequence ATGCGATTTTTAGGCGCCATGCGGTTTCTGGCCGGTTTTTTGATTGTGGTTTTCTTTACGGTGCAGGCGTTCTCTTGGAAAGCGGACGCCCATGCTTACAGCGCCGGGTATACAACGCTCGACCTGACCCGTTCAAGCACTGAAATGACGTATTCATTGGACGAACTGTCGGTTATTGAACTGGTTGGCGGGGACGCCAATTCCAACGGCATGCTGGAGCAGGAGGAGTTTGATGCCATCAAGGAGCCGTTGACCGCACTGCTGCAGCAAAACATCGCGCTTAAGATCGGCGGAGCTGTGACGCCATGGACGAAAGTTATTAGCTGCGTGCTTGACCGGCAAGGAGACGCGACGAAAGTCATCTTGAAAGCTTCGTACCCGCCTGTCGGTTCGGGACAGCCTATCGCCATGACGGACCAGCTGTACAAGCAAAGCAAGACCTCGTCCAATTACGTGGATTTACTGACGATCAACTATGGGAAGCAGAAGAGCACCGCGGCGTTGTCGGGGGACAACCGCCTCTGGGCGATGCAGATGACAGAAAATGAATATGCGGATCTGCCGTCTGATGCAAGCGGGCTGTCCTCCGAAAACAAGCAGCCTGCCAATACAGGCGCGGACGGGCAAAAGAACACTGCAGACCAGCCTGTCACAGCGTCCGGAGCGGGCGAAAGCGAAGGGGATTCAACGTCAGGCTGGTTTTCGTTTTTCGAGCTTGGCATTCATCATATTTTAGGCGGTTATGACCATCTGTTGTTCCTGTTTTCGCTGCTTATCGCAAGACAATCATTTAAACAGTACGCCGCTATGATTACGGCGTTTACTGTTGCACATAGCATTACGCTGACATTGACAGTGCTTGGCATCATCAACGTCTCGCCGCGGTTAGTCGAGCCTGCCATCGCGCTTAGCATTTGCTACGTGGCCATCGATAATTTGGTCCGCAGAGAGGTCAGCTACCGTTGGGTGCTGACGTTCTTATTTGGCTTGATCCATGGCATGGGCTTCGCAGATTTGCTGAAGGCGATGGACCTGCCAAAAACCGAGCTTGCAGGAGATTTGATCAGCTTTAACCTCGGCATTGAAGCCGTCCAAATATTGCTGGTCGCCGTTTTGCTTCCGGTATTGTACCTGCTTCATAAATGGCAGTATGCAAGACGCGCGGTTATGACGGGTTCCGCAGCCGCGCTTGCGCTTGGCGCCGTCTGGCTTGCGGAACGCGTATTCGCCTAG